A single window of Cetobacterium sp. 8H DNA harbors:
- the mobB gene encoding molybdopterin-guanine dinucleotide biosynthesis protein B produces the protein MIKIFDINALILAGGKGKRLNFCNKALLKYKNQTFLDKIVDVFSNFNNIYISLNSSQDLITDKLIRVDDNFEDIGPISGLYEGLKESTLDYVFVVPCDTPNITKEFVEYIAQFVSDEYDAFLIKDKDGFVHPLMGIYNTRVCSTIKESIENNDYKVLNILDKINVKYIDLAYTIFDDKFLLANINTENDYKSLFLTKKSSPPFIAISGVKNSGKTTLITKLLKKFKEQGYKVGTIKHDGHDFQMDNLESDTDKHIKSGAFGTLIFSKSQFMYLEKSTEDSLEKYLDFFKNYDFVILEGFKYTSYPKIEIIRKDISNKPIANPNNLIFYATDIENILNDNSNVSINLNHIDSIFNQILNYLNEKRRA, from the coding sequence TTGATTAAAATTTTTGATATCAATGCACTCATATTAGCTGGTGGAAAAGGTAAACGATTAAACTTTTGCAACAAAGCTCTTTTAAAATATAAGAATCAAACATTTTTAGATAAAATTGTTGATGTTTTTTCAAACTTCAACAATATATATATATCTTTAAACTCTTCTCAAGATCTAATTACTGATAAATTGATAAGAGTTGATGATAACTTTGAAGATATTGGGCCTATTTCTGGCTTATATGAAGGATTAAAAGAAAGTACACTAGATTATGTTTTTGTTGTTCCTTGTGACACTCCAAATATAACTAAAGAATTTGTTGAGTATATAGCACAGTTTGTATCTGATGAATATGATGCTTTTTTAATTAAGGATAAAGATGGATTTGTTCATCCTTTAATGGGCATTTATAATACAAGAGTTTGCTCTACAATAAAGGAGTCTATTGAAAATAATGATTATAAAGTTTTAAATATTTTAGATAAAATCAATGTTAAGTATATTGATCTTGCCTATACAATATTTGATGATAAATTTTTATTAGCAAATATTAACACTGAAAATGACTATAAATCTTTATTTTTGACTAAAAAGTCTTCTCCACCTTTTATTGCAATTTCAGGAGTTAAAAACTCCGGAAAAACAACTTTAATAACAAAACTACTAAAGAAGTTTAAAGAGCAAGGATACAAAGTTGGAACTATTAAGCATGATGGACATGACTTTCAAATGGATAACCTAGAAAGTGATACTGATAAACACATTAAGTCTGGAGCTTTTGGAACGTTAATTTTTTCAAAATCACAATTCATGTATCTGGAAAAATCCACTGAAGATTCTTTAGAAAAATATTTAGATTTTTTTAAGAATTATGATTTTGTTATTTTAGAGGGATTTAAATATACTTCATATCCAAAAATAGAAATTATTCGAAAAGACATTTCAAATAAACCTATTGCTAATCCCAACAACCTTATTTTCTATGCTACTGATATAGAGAATATTTTAAACGATAACTCAAATGTGAGCATTAATTTAAATCATATAGACTCTATTTTTAATCAAATTTTAAACTATTTAAATGAAAAAAGGAGAGCTTAA
- a CDS encoding aminoacyl-histidine dipeptidase, whose amino-acid sequence MELILKPERVFYYFEEISKIPRESYKEKQISDYLVSFGKINNLEVYQDEKNNVVLRKKPFEGYEGHRGVILQGHMDMVCEKTEESLHDFGKDPIELKVEGNYLKAKDTTLGADNGIALAMAMAILEDKSLQHGPLEFLATTSEETDLGGALFLKEGILKGDLLINLDSEDEGVITVGSAGGIEIDISLPIKKEPLIAGKNYKIKILNLLGGHSGIEIDKNRGNANKILGEFLEILKEKTLIKLVDISGGSKDNAIPVSSEAIIFSEENIDEKIKEVVSEIKERYAKIESTLEVIPEIVETKFNESFSEKSFLRYLKVIKKIPTGVYTWMKEYKDVVESSDNLAIVKTEKLDVKIIVSLRSSDRAILEELKNKIFAILEENNANYELSNGYPEWKFKKESYLREVALKVYKDMYNKDMKVEVIHAGLECGAISQKYPNIDFISIGPNMKNVHTTRECLDIFSTERVYNYLVELLKEL is encoded by the coding sequence ATGGAATTAATATTGAAACCAGAAAGAGTATTCTATTATTTTGAAGAGATTTCTAAAATACCAAGGGAATCTTATAAAGAAAAACAAATTAGTGATTATTTGGTATCGTTTGGAAAAATAAATAATTTAGAAGTATATCAAGATGAAAAAAATAATGTGGTTTTAAGAAAAAAACCTTTTGAGGGCTATGAAGGCCATAGAGGGGTAATTTTACAAGGTCATATGGATATGGTATGTGAAAAAACTGAAGAAAGTTTACATGATTTTGGAAAGGATCCAATTGAATTAAAAGTTGAAGGAAACTATTTAAAGGCTAAAGATACAACATTGGGTGCAGATAACGGGATAGCTCTAGCGATGGCTATGGCAATACTAGAGGATAAAAGTTTGCAGCACGGACCTCTTGAATTTTTAGCAACAACATCTGAAGAAACTGATTTAGGAGGCGCATTATTTCTAAAAGAAGGAATTCTAAAAGGAGATTTATTAATAAATTTAGATTCAGAAGATGAGGGAGTAATAACAGTTGGATCAGCAGGAGGTATCGAAATTGATATATCATTACCTATTAAAAAAGAGCCTTTAATAGCTGGAAAAAATTATAAAATTAAAATATTGAATCTTTTAGGTGGGCATTCAGGTATTGAAATTGATAAAAATAGAGGAAATGCAAATAAGATATTAGGTGAATTTTTAGAGATACTTAAGGAGAAGACTTTAATAAAACTTGTTGATATATCTGGAGGATCAAAAGACAATGCAATTCCTGTAAGTTCAGAAGCCATAATTTTTTCAGAAGAAAATATAGATGAAAAGATAAAAGAAGTAGTTTCTGAAATAAAGGAAAGATATGCTAAAATCGAATCGACCTTAGAAGTTATACCAGAGATTGTGGAGACAAAATTTAATGAGTCTTTTTCTGAAAAGAGCTTTCTAAGATATTTAAAAGTTATAAAAAAAATTCCTACTGGTGTATACACTTGGATGAAAGAATATAAAGATGTTGTTGAATCATCTGATAATTTAGCTATAGTAAAAACAGAAAAATTAGATGTAAAAATAATAGTTTCATTAAGAAGTTCTGATAGAGCAATTTTAGAGGAGTTAAAAAATAAAATTTTTGCAATTTTAGAGGAAAATAATGCAAACTATGAACTGTCTAATGGATATCCCGAATGGAAATTCAAAAAAGAGTCATATTTGAGAGAAGTAGCTTTAAAAGTATATAAAGATATGTATAATAAAGATATGAAGGTAGAGGTTATACATGCAGGACTTGAATGTGGAGCTATATCACAAAAATATCCAAATATAGATTTTATAAGCATTGGACCGAATATGAAAAACGTCCATACTACGAGAGAGTGCTTAGATATTTTTTCAACGGAAAGAGTTTATAATTATTTGGTAGAATTGTTAAAAGAGCTTTAG
- a CDS encoding YfcC family protein → MKEKKKRSFPTAFTVLFIILILASGLTYLVPSGKFSRLDYDSQTNEFNITNYNDEVISEPATQETLDKLNIHLKLDKFQDGVIKKPIAIPGTYTQIEQHPQGIMEILKAPIVGVTDTVDIMIFVLILGGIIGLVNKVGAFDAGIAALSKKTKGKEFLLVTLVFFLTTLGGTTFGLAEETIAFYPILMPIFLVSGFDAITCIAAIYMGSSIGTMFSTVNPFSVVIASNAAGISFTSGLIYRIIVLSIGFLITLSYMYWYVKKVSKNPQASLVYEDEKAIHSRFLGNYEKDSTVEFTIRRKLILLVFSLAFIIMIWGVSRGGWWFEEMSALFLAVSLIIMFLSGLTEKDAVNTFISGAADLVGVVLTIGLARSINIVMDNGFISDTLLHYSINLISGMSGSVFAITQLLVFSFLGFFIPSSSGLAVLTMPIMAPLADSVGLSREVVINAYNWGQGLMSFITPTGLILVTLEMAETTFDKWLKYILPLMGIMGVYAIIMLVISTFI, encoded by the coding sequence ATGAAAGAGAAGAAAAAACGTAGTTTTCCAACAGCATTTACAGTACTTTTTATTATTTTAATTTTAGCATCAGGTCTTACTTATTTGGTACCCTCTGGGAAATTTTCAAGATTGGATTATGATAGCCAGACGAATGAATTTAATATAACAAATTATAATGATGAAGTAATAAGTGAACCAGCCACACAAGAAACTTTAGATAAACTAAATATTCATTTAAAGTTGGATAAATTTCAGGATGGAGTAATAAAAAAACCGATTGCAATTCCAGGAACATATACTCAAATAGAGCAACACCCTCAAGGGATAATGGAAATATTAAAAGCTCCAATTGTAGGAGTTACAGATACAGTGGATATTATGATTTTTGTTTTAATATTAGGTGGAATAATAGGATTAGTAAATAAAGTTGGAGCATTTGATGCTGGAATAGCAGCTCTTTCTAAAAAAACTAAAGGAAAAGAGTTTTTACTAGTTACTTTAGTATTCTTTTTAACTACATTAGGAGGAACTACATTTGGTCTTGCAGAAGAAACTATCGCATTTTATCCCATTTTAATGCCAATATTTTTAGTGAGTGGATTTGATGCAATTACTTGTATAGCTGCGATTTATATGGGGTCTTCAATAGGAACTATGTTTTCAACAGTTAACCCTTTCTCTGTAGTTATAGCATCAAATGCTGCAGGAATAAGTTTTACGTCAGGATTAATATATAGAATTATAGTTTTATCAATTGGATTTTTAATAACTTTAAGTTATATGTATTGGTATGTAAAAAAAGTAAGCAAAAATCCACAAGCCTCTTTGGTATATGAGGATGAAAAAGCTATTCATTCAAGATTTTTAGGAAATTATGAAAAAGACTCAACTGTTGAATTTACTATCAGAAGAAAGCTCATATTATTGGTATTTTCATTAGCATTTATAATTATGATCTGGGGAGTTTCACGAGGTGGATGGTGGTTTGAAGAGATGTCAGCTTTATTTTTAGCGGTTTCTTTAATTATAATGTTTTTATCGGGATTGACAGAAAAAGATGCAGTTAATACCTTTATATCTGGAGCTGCAGATTTGGTAGGAGTTGTTTTAACAATAGGATTAGCAAGATCTATTAATATAGTTATGGATAATGGATTTATTTCAGATACTTTATTACATTATTCTATTAACTTAATATCTGGAATGAGTGGAAGTGTTTTTGCGATAACTCAGCTTTTGGTATTCTCTTTCTTGGGCTTCTTTATTCCGTCATCTTCAGGATTGGCAGTTTTAACAATGCCTATAATGGCTCCTTTAGCTGATAGTGTTGGATTGTCAAGAGAAGTGGTGATTAATGCTTATAACTGGGGACAAGGATTAATGTCGTTTATAACACCAACAGGATTGATTCTAGTAACACTAGAAATGGCTGAAACAACATTTGATAAATGGCTGAAATATATTCTTCCATTGATGGGAATAATGGGAGTATACGCTATAATTATGTTAGTTATAAGTACTTTTATATAA
- a CDS encoding glycogen/starch/alpha-glucan phosphorylase, which yields MLVEKKLKVLFNKDTKEASDIEIYQALSKIIIEKISENWFRTKKEHEELKQVFYFSAEFLIGRSLGNNLMNLQIEDEVREELKKMGFNYNYIEEVEEDAGLGNGGLGRLAACFMDSMATLNIPGQGYGIKYKNGIFKQKIIDGFQIEYPETWLKYGDVWTIERPMETCIVEFADQKVRAIPYDMPILGYGTKNINTLRLWEAKAFEDLNLEEFNKQNYAKAVYEKNKAEDISRILYPNDSTDEGKKLRLKQQYFFVSASLQDILKKFKKIHGKDFSKFSEFVVIQLNDTHPVIAIPELMRLLCDVEGILWKDAWEIVQKTFAYTNHTILSEALEKWWVGLYKEVVPRIFEITQRIHIQFLEVLEEKYPDDREKRERMAIIQNDLIHMAWLAIYGSSSINGVAALHTDILKQIELKEWYELYPDRFQNKTNGITQRRWLLHSNPELSELIKELIGEKWITDLSELKKLEKYSDNNEIIQRFLDIKYKKKLQLAEYIYITKGIKVDPNSIFDIQIKRLHEYKRQILNVFQIIDLYNKLKENPDFIINPVTYIFGAKAAPGYRIAKGIIKFINEVADMINNDEDIGNQIKVVFIENYNVSLAELLFPAADISEQISTAGKEASGTGNMKFMLNGALTLGTLDGANVEIVEEAGMENNYIFGLKVQDIEKLKKDGYNPYIPYNEVPGLKRVVNSLIDGTFDDKGTGLYKELYSSLLEGTSWHLPDQYFVLEDFLEYKKTQERVNNDFLDKKSWGRKAWINISNAGKFSSDRTIKEYAKDIWKVEKHKID from the coding sequence ATGTTAGTTGAAAAGAAGTTGAAAGTTTTATTTAATAAAGATACAAAAGAAGCTAGTGATATAGAGATTTATCAAGCTTTAAGTAAAATTATTATTGAAAAAATTTCAGAAAATTGGTTTAGAACAAAAAAGGAACATGAAGAATTAAAACAAGTTTTTTACTTTTCGGCAGAGTTTCTTATAGGCAGATCACTGGGAAATAATCTAATGAATCTTCAAATAGAGGATGAGGTTAGAGAGGAATTAAAAAAAATGGGCTTTAATTATAACTATATTGAAGAAGTTGAAGAGGATGCGGGGCTAGGAAATGGCGGATTAGGAAGATTAGCAGCATGTTTTATGGATTCCATGGCAACATTGAATATTCCTGGACAAGGATATGGAATTAAATATAAAAATGGTATTTTTAAACAAAAAATTATAGATGGATTTCAAATTGAATACCCCGAAACATGGTTGAAATATGGGGATGTATGGACTATTGAAAGGCCTATGGAAACATGTATTGTTGAATTTGCGGATCAAAAAGTGAGAGCTATTCCTTATGATATGCCTATACTTGGATATGGAACAAAAAATATAAACACTCTTAGACTTTGGGAGGCAAAAGCTTTTGAAGACCTAAATTTAGAGGAATTTAATAAACAAAATTATGCAAAAGCTGTTTATGAAAAAAATAAAGCGGAGGATATTTCGAGGATATTGTATCCTAATGATTCAACTGATGAGGGGAAAAAATTGAGATTAAAACAACAATATTTTTTTGTTTCTGCATCTTTGCAAGATATATTAAAAAAATTTAAAAAAATTCACGGAAAAGATTTTTCCAAATTTTCAGAGTTTGTAGTGATTCAGTTAAATGATACTCATCCAGTTATTGCAATACCAGAACTTATGAGACTTCTATGTGATGTTGAGGGCATTTTATGGAAGGATGCTTGGGAGATAGTTCAAAAGACATTTGCATATACCAATCATACAATTTTATCTGAAGCTTTAGAAAAATGGTGGGTAGGCTTGTATAAAGAGGTTGTACCAAGAATATTTGAGATTACTCAAAGGATACATATACAATTTTTAGAGGTATTAGAAGAAAAATATCCAGACGATAGAGAAAAAAGAGAGCGAATGGCAATCATTCAAAATGATTTAATTCATATGGCTTGGTTAGCAATATATGGATCTTCAAGTATAAATGGAGTAGCAGCTTTACATACGGATATTTTAAAACAAATAGAGTTAAAAGAGTGGTATGAACTATATCCAGATAGATTTCAAAATAAGACGAATGGAATAACTCAAAGAAGATGGTTGTTACATTCAAATCCTGAGCTATCAGAACTAATAAAAGAATTAATAGGAGAGAAATGGATAACAGATCTATCCGAATTAAAAAAATTAGAAAAGTATAGTGATAACAATGAAATTATACAGAGATTTTTAGATATAAAATATAAAAAAAAGTTACAATTAGCAGAATATATATATATAACAAAAGGAATAAAAGTAGATCCAAACTCTATTTTTGATATTCAAATAAAAAGACTTCATGAATATAAAAGACAGATATTAAATGTTTTTCAGATTATTGATTTATATAACAAGTTAAAAGAAAATCCAGATTTTATAATCAATCCAGTGACATATATTTTCGGGGCAAAAGCAGCTCCAGGATATAGAATAGCTAAGGGAATAATTAAATTTATCAATGAAGTTGCAGATATGATAAATAATGATGAGGATATTGGTAATCAAATAAAAGTTGTATTTATAGAAAATTATAATGTATCTTTAGCAGAATTACTATTTCCTGCCGCAGATATTTCTGAGCAGATATCAACAGCTGGAAAAGAAGCTTCTGGAACTGGGAATATGAAGTTTATGTTAAATGGAGCATTAACATTGGGGACATTAGATGGAGCTAATGTTGAAATCGTAGAAGAAGCTGGGATGGAGAATAACTATATTTTTGGATTAAAAGTTCAAGATATAGAAAAGCTTAAGAAAGATGGATACAATCCATATATACCATACAATGAAGTTCCAGGGTTAAAAAGAGTAGTTAATTCTTTAATCGATGGAACATTTGATGATAAAGGAACGGGATTATATAAAGAGTTATATAGCTCTTTATTGGAAGGGACATCATGGCATTTACCAGATCAATATTTTGTATTGGAGGACTTTTTAGAGTATAAAAAAACTCAAGAAAGAGTAAATAATGATTTTTTAGATAAAAAATCTTGGGGAAGAAAAGCGTGGATAAATATATCAAATGCAGGAAAATTTTCATCTGATAGAACAATAAAAGAATATGCAAAAGATATTTGGAAAGTAGAAAAACACAAAATAGATTAA
- the malQ gene encoding 4-alpha-glucanotransferase has protein sequence MIERSSGILMHITSLPGKYGIGDFGKEAFSFIDFLKQSKQKYWQILPLGVTGYGDSPYQCFSAFAGNPYFLDLDYFIENGLLELSDLEAFKILNQEKIEYDKLYIEKYRVLRIAYNRFKQIGNLKELEIYKNKNIDWIDNYALYMAIKTNFNGISWIDWPLKYRIKDKITIKTAKIKFQDDILYHIFLQYFFSKQWKRLKKYANENGIKIIGDIPIFVATDSADTWESPKMFQFDKKNKPRRVAGCPPDAFSDNGQLWGNVLYNWKILKKDNYNWWIKRVKSCFTLYDVVRIDHFRGFESYWSIPFTNKTARQGKWEKGPGIDLFNNIKRKLGNLDIIAEDLGFLTPKVHKLLKISGYPGMKILEFAFNSKEDSDYLPHKYKKNSVAYTGTHDNQTVTGWYNALNIDDKIFCDQYINEYLKSINSNLNQEINWKLIEILWASNSNLVLAPLQDFLGLDDHSRMNTPSTLGKNWEWRIKKDTLTDELATKISLLTIKYKR, from the coding sequence ATGATAGAAAGATCAAGTGGCATACTTATGCATATAACTTCATTACCTGGAAAATATGGTATTGGAGATTTTGGAAAAGAAGCTTTTAGTTTTATAGATTTTTTAAAACAATCCAAGCAAAAATATTGGCAAATTCTTCCCTTAGGAGTAACTGGTTATGGTGACTCACCTTATCAATGCTTTTCTGCATTTGCTGGTAATCCATATTTTCTAGATTTAGATTATTTTATCGAAAATGGACTTTTAGAACTAAGTGATTTAGAAGCCTTTAAAATTTTAAATCAAGAAAAAATTGAATATGATAAACTTTATATTGAAAAATATCGAGTTTTAAGAATTGCTTACAACCGTTTCAAACAAATTGGAAATTTGAAGGAATTAGAAATTTATAAAAATAAAAATATTGATTGGATTGACAATTATGCCCTTTATATGGCCATAAAAACTAATTTTAATGGAATTTCTTGGATTGATTGGCCTTTAAAATATCGAATAAAAGATAAAATTACTATAAAAACTGCTAAAATTAAATTTCAAGATGATATTTTATACCATATATTTTTACAGTATTTCTTTTCTAAACAATGGAAAAGACTTAAAAAATATGCAAATGAAAATGGAATAAAAATTATTGGGGATATTCCTATATTTGTTGCCACTGATAGTGCTGATACATGGGAAAGTCCTAAAATGTTTCAATTTGATAAAAAAAATAAACCAAGAAGAGTAGCTGGATGTCCTCCAGATGCTTTTAGTGATAATGGACAACTTTGGGGAAATGTACTCTATAATTGGAAAATTTTAAAAAAAGATAACTATAATTGGTGGATAAAAAGAGTTAAAAGTTGTTTTACTCTTTATGATGTGGTTAGAATTGATCATTTTAGAGGATTTGAATCATATTGGTCTATTCCTTTTACAAATAAAACCGCTAGACAAGGGAAATGGGAGAAAGGTCCTGGTATTGATTTATTTAATAATATCAAAAGGAAATTAGGAAATCTTGATATCATTGCAGAAGATCTCGGATTTTTAACTCCAAAAGTTCATAAACTTCTTAAAATTTCTGGATACCCTGGAATGAAAATATTAGAATTTGCATTCAATTCAAAAGAAGATAGTGACTATCTTCCACACAAATATAAAAAAAATAGTGTCGCATATACGGGAACTCATGATAATCAAACTGTTACCGGATGGTACAACGCTCTAAATATAGATGATAAAATATTCTGTGATCAATATATCAATGAGTACTTAAAATCTATTAATTCAAATTTAAACCAAGAAATAAATTGGAAGTTGATAGAAATTTTATGGGCTTCAAATTCCAATTTGGTTTTAGCACCACTACAAGATTTTTTAGGACTAGACGATCATTCTAGAATGAATACTCCTTCAACTCTTGGTAAGAATTGGGAATGGCGAATTAAAAAAGACACTCTCACAGATGAACTCGCAACAAAAATAAGCCTATTAACTATAAAATACAAAAGATAA
- a CDS encoding GNAT family N-acetyltransferase, protein MNILIRNEEQKDYRRVEEIARDAFWNLYFPGAHEHYVIHKMREHKDIIKELTFVIEIDGKIEGAIFYTHSKIIGKNKKEYKTISFGPVFISPEYHRKGFGRKLITYSIDEAKKLGYSIITTLGYPYHYKPYGFLGGKKYGISMPDMNYYTGLLVLPLYEDALDGILGYAEFSDCFEVSPEEVDEFDKIFPHKEKKVQESQEEYEKACAQLDELEYSEK, encoded by the coding sequence ATGAATATATTAATTAGAAATGAAGAACAAAAAGATTATAGAAGAGTTGAAGAAATTGCGAGAGATGCGTTTTGGAATTTATATTTTCCAGGAGCTCATGAACACTATGTTATTCATAAAATGCGTGAACATAAAGATATTATAAAAGAGTTAACTTTTGTAATAGAGATTGATGGTAAAATTGAAGGAGCTATTTTTTATACTCATTCTAAAATTATTGGAAAAAATAAAAAGGAATATAAAACAATATCTTTTGGTCCAGTTTTTATCTCTCCAGAGTATCATAGAAAAGGTTTTGGAAGAAAACTGATAACTTATTCAATAGACGAAGCTAAAAAATTGGGATATTCTATAATTACGACTTTAGGATATCCATATCACTATAAACCATATGGGTTTTTAGGTGGAAAGAAGTATGGAATATCTATGCCTGATATGAATTATTATACTGGGCTTCTAGTTTTACCTCTTTATGAAGATGCTTTAGATGGAATTTTAGGATATGCAGAATTTAGTGATTGCTTTGAAGTTAGTCCTGAAGAAGTTGATGAATTTGATAAAATATTTCCACATAAAGAGAAAAAAGTTCAAGAAAGTCAAGAAGAGTATGAAAAAGCTTGTGCGCAACTTGATGAGCTAGAGTATTCTGAAAAGTAG
- a CDS encoding MurR/RpiR family transcriptional regulator translates to MIEKRIESLFKSLSSNEKMIAEYIIKNKNKIGEITSTKLAEEIGVGQSSVIKFIKKIGFVGYVAFKLQLERDLENEKKVEKNKIHSDICLEDTLKELTQKTLLETVQALEDTIGMIDYKNFETIIEKIKMSEQILIIGSGMSSIVARDLELKLMKIKKNSMHYDSKQMQLMKLATMNEKDLVIAISHRGETQEVIDVIKEAKKINIEIISITSVGKNTVSTLSDYNLGVVSKEGVFRSSAISSRMAQMILLDSIFLRLVQKDYKRIKNYIDKSKKIVGWVK, encoded by the coding sequence ATGATCGAAAAAAGAATAGAAAGTTTATTTAAAAGTCTATCTAGTAATGAAAAAATGATAGCAGAATATATAATTAAAAATAAAAATAAAATAGGTGAAATAACTTCAACTAAATTAGCAGAAGAAATTGGTGTTGGACAATCATCAGTAATAAAATTTATAAAAAAAATAGGTTTTGTAGGTTACGTTGCATTCAAATTGCAACTAGAAAGAGACTTAGAAAACGAAAAAAAAGTGGAAAAAAATAAAATCCACAGTGACATCTGCTTAGAAGATACATTAAAAGAGCTGACTCAGAAGACGCTATTAGAAACTGTTCAAGCCTTAGAAGATACAATTGGAATGATAGATTATAAAAATTTTGAAACAATTATTGAAAAAATAAAAATGAGTGAGCAAATTTTAATAATTGGTTCAGGAATGTCTTCAATCGTAGCAAGAGATTTAGAATTAAAGTTGATGAAAATTAAAAAAAATTCGATGCATTATGATAGTAAACAGATGCAGCTTATGAAATTGGCAACAATGAATGAAAAAGATTTGGTAATAGCTATTTCACACAGAGGAGAAACACAAGAAGTCATAGATGTGATAAAAGAAGCAAAAAAGATAAACATTGAAATCATATCTATAACATCTGTAGGAAAAAATACAGTTTCAACATTGAGTGATTATAATTTAGGTGTTGTATCAAAAGAGGGAGTATTTAGAAGTTCAGCAATATCTTCTAGAATGGCTCAAATGATATTATTAGATAGCATTTTCTTAAGATTGGTACAAAAAGATTATAAAAGAATAAAAAACTATATAGATAAAAGTAAAAAAATAGTAGGATGGGTGAAATAG
- the murQ gene encoding N-acetylmuramic acid 6-phosphate etherase, with protein MEKILEGKATETRNLKSINMDTMSIKQVLELINEEDKKVPQSVQEVIPEIEKAVQFIIETFNNNGRLIYMGAGTSGRLGVLDAVECPPTFGVDKTKVVGLIAGGEKAFVEAQEGAEDSKELAIEELKNIKLNSNDIVCAIAASGRTPYAIGGLEHAKSLGCKTIAIACNKGSKIGEIADVAIEVEVGPEVLTGSTRMKAGTAQKLILNMISTVSMTGIGKVYENLMVDLKITNIKLQERAKNNIMQITECSYEVAQEALKASDNKVKVAIVMVLLGCNQKEALEKLDASKGFIREAIK; from the coding sequence GTGGAAAAAATATTAGAAGGAAAAGCAACAGAAACAAGAAATTTAAAGAGTATAAATATGGATACAATGAGCATAAAGCAGGTCTTAGAACTAATAAATGAAGAGGATAAAAAAGTTCCGCAAAGTGTTCAAGAGGTTATTCCAGAGATCGAAAAAGCTGTTCAATTTATAATAGAAACTTTTAATAATAACGGAAGATTAATTTATATGGGAGCAGGAACAAGTGGAAGATTAGGAGTTTTAGATGCAGTTGAATGCCCACCAACATTTGGAGTAGATAAAACAAAAGTTGTGGGTCTTATAGCTGGTGGAGAAAAGGCCTTTGTAGAAGCTCAAGAAGGAGCAGAGGATTCAAAAGAGTTAGCCATAGAAGAGCTTAAAAATATCAAATTAAATTCAAATGATATTGTATGTGCAATAGCAGCTTCAGGCAGAACACCTTATGCAATTGGGGGATTAGAGCACGCAAAATCTCTAGGGTGTAAAACAATAGCTATAGCTTGCAACAAAGGAAGCAAAATAGGAGAGATCGCTGATGTCGCTATTGAGGTTGAAGTTGGACCAGAGGTTTTAACAGGATCGACTAGAATGAAAGCTGGAACAGCACAAAAGCTAATATTAAATATGATTAGTACCGTTTCTATGACAGGAATTGGAAAGGTTTATGAAAATTTAATGGTCGATTTAAAAATTACAAATATAAAATTGCAAGAAAGAGCTAAAAATAACATTATGCAGATAACAGAATGTTCATATGAAGTTGCTCAAGAAGCTTTAAAAGCATCAGATAATAAAGTTAAAGTTGCAATTGTGATGGTACTTTTAGGTTGTAATCAGAAAGAAGCACTAGAAAAATTAGATGCCTCAAAAGGATTTATAAGAGAAGCTATAAAATAA